In Pedobacter heparinus DSM 2366, the following are encoded in one genomic region:
- a CDS encoding BatA domain-containing protein translates to MNFLYPGFLFALLAIAVPIVIHLFNFRKFKKLYFSNVQFLRAVQEQNSSKEKLKHLLVLCSRVLAVVFLVLAFARPFIPSPGEKTQIAGPNLVSIYIDNSYSMETLNKEGNLLEEAKRKAKELAGAYGMTDQFKLLTNDFEGRHQRPVNREELISMLDDIKISATGRSLQQVINRLQTDVSANRNEVAYLLSDFQKGFVGIQRIQTNPALSFSFIKLNANSLPNISVDSVWSLSPVHLPNQAEQFVVQLHNYGDEDAADIPVKLRINNQQKAISSVKIAAGKTIKDTLSFSGIGPGWQKGVLSIKDFPLTFDDELNFTFKVTAELKILSINGDLAERAIKSVFATDAYFKLTEMPESNIRYSAFPEYSLIVLNGLKEPSSGLAQQLKLYVQNGGSLLIFPDLEASAAVYNPFLTGLSLPAIQQINAGPAIASTIESENSLFKDVFDEIPANIDLPQVNRYFSFADQSSSNKEHILKLPLNKFLIAKYNVGAGKVFLAASSLSSKDGNLARHPVFVPLMFKIAFSGSREQPFYYTVGKSEVLENDKINLAANQSLKLVSAQSEVIPEIRQTPGKTLLFVADQIKKSGFYNLQQADTVLSVVAFNDNRSESDMHYATENELKALFSKQDIAFYNSKKDTLSMHIALKNNPTELWKLCLILAVVFLATEILLIRFFNPIKNTQTT, encoded by the coding sequence ATGAATTTCCTATATCCAGGTTTTCTTTTTGCCCTGCTGGCAATAGCTGTTCCTATTGTCATTCACTTGTTCAATTTTAGGAAATTTAAAAAGCTCTATTTTAGTAATGTACAGTTCCTGAGGGCAGTGCAGGAACAAAATTCCTCAAAAGAGAAACTGAAACACCTGTTGGTTCTATGCAGCAGGGTGTTGGCGGTTGTTTTCCTGGTATTGGCCTTTGCCAGACCTTTTATACCTTCCCCGGGCGAAAAAACTCAAATTGCAGGCCCTAATCTGGTCAGCATTTATATCGACAATTCTTACAGCATGGAAACCCTGAATAAAGAAGGTAACCTGCTGGAAGAAGCAAAACGTAAAGCAAAAGAGCTAGCGGGAGCTTATGGGATGACGGACCAGTTTAAGCTGCTGACCAATGATTTTGAGGGACGGCACCAGCGGCCTGTAAACCGGGAAGAATTGATAAGTATGCTGGACGATATCAAAATATCCGCAACCGGAAGATCGCTGCAGCAGGTGATCAACAGGTTACAAACAGATGTTTCGGCCAACAGAAATGAAGTGGCTTATTTGTTGTCAGATTTTCAAAAGGGCTTTGTAGGCATACAGCGTATACAAACCAATCCTGCACTGAGTTTTTCCTTCATAAAATTAAATGCCAATAGCCTGCCCAATATTTCCGTAGATAGTGTATGGAGCCTGTCGCCTGTTCATTTGCCCAATCAGGCCGAACAGTTTGTTGTGCAGCTGCACAATTATGGAGATGAGGATGCAGCAGACATACCTGTAAAACTGCGCATCAATAACCAGCAAAAGGCCATCAGCAGTGTTAAAATAGCCGCTGGCAAGACTATAAAAGATACACTCTCATTTAGTGGAATAGGGCCAGGATGGCAAAAGGGGGTGCTGAGTATTAAAGATTTTCCGCTAACCTTTGATGACGAGCTGAATTTTACGTTTAAGGTAACAGCTGAGCTGAAGATACTGAGTATTAACGGTGACCTGGCTGAAAGGGCTATTAAGTCGGTTTTTGCTACCGATGCTTATTTCAAACTTACAGAGATGCCAGAGTCTAACATCAGGTACTCTGCTTTTCCGGAGTATAGCCTGATTGTACTGAATGGTTTAAAAGAGCCCTCATCAGGTTTGGCACAGCAGCTAAAGCTCTATGTCCAGAATGGAGGCTCATTGCTCATATTCCCTGATCTCGAAGCCAGTGCTGCTGTATATAATCCTTTCCTTACTGGTTTATCTTTACCCGCAATTCAGCAAATAAATGCGGGCCCTGCAATTGCAAGTACTATTGAGTCGGAAAATTCACTGTTTAAAGATGTATTTGATGAAATTCCGGCAAACATAGACCTTCCCCAGGTAAATCGTTATTTTAGTTTTGCAGACCAGAGTTCCAGCAATAAAGAGCATATATTGAAGCTGCCATTGAATAAATTTCTGATAGCAAAGTATAATGTAGGAGCAGGCAAAGTGTTTTTAGCTGCCAGTTCTTTAAGCAGTAAAGATGGTAATCTGGCCAGACACCCGGTATTTGTGCCTTTGATGTTTAAGATAGCCTTTTCAGGTAGCAGGGAGCAGCCCTTTTATTATACCGTAGGGAAAAGTGAAGTGCTGGAGAATGACAAAATAAACCTGGCTGCCAACCAGTCGCTCAAATTGGTTTCAGCTCAGTCTGAGGTGATCCCCGAGATCAGGCAGACACCTGGAAAAACATTGTTGTTTGTGGCCGACCAGATAAAAAAATCTGGATTTTATAATTTACAACAGGCAGATACTGTTTTGTCTGTTGTGGCTTTTAACGACAACAGATCGGAATCGGATATGCATTATGCCACTGAAAATGAATTGAAAGCTTTGTTTAGCAAACAGGATATTGCCTTTTACAATTCAAAAAAAGATACGCTATCTATGCACATCGCTTTAAAAAATAACCCTACTGAGTTATGGAAACTTTGCCTAATTTTGGCCGTTGTTTTCCTAGCTACTGAAATATTATTGATCAGATTTTTTAATCCTATAAAAAATACACAAACAACATGA
- a CDS encoding hybrid sensor histidine kinase/response regulator: MKPNYTRLLARKIILTFLTIVIVLAIAALFVRNNITRQLAETAELAANINLQLNPEETLQLLHQAEDDFQQSLTHINGPKTSDYKFKLGLVFNKIDTLLKIHADTSQLSDVQAIQVRQWYQKKIQLSDRLVGLKRNFDSLLTAYAEFNTRADEKNAPIITNRIKTSEKKVKANTDTVSKVVPVERKGLFGRLKDAISNKNNDGKILEISHNNSTNTIENTLKEIIAVQKTENVKKLKQLQAHYLKLLSMQRELITLNAHISNELERIVTDLKEINYNMASDLKTMALKNYQQTSTLLNKFYLAALCLIILFAILLILFITQLNRAELLLRGENERAVKIAQQKMDLLLNMSHEIRNPLTAIKGFLYIFGKTNLSERQTEMLESIKSSSDMLLRTLNDTLDAGKMENSDLKIECDPFNPDYIINQVMESMSYSAAKKQLGFQYHFKGNKEALVLGDSFRLKQILVNLLSNAIKYTNKGGITLNAELLTGETTMLQVDVTDTGEGISAEQQVNLFSKYYQTSSSKEQIGTGLGLFICKQLVEMQGGKISVKSISGTGTTFSFFIPYKKNEIAADRQVQDPISLLNGLNILAVDDNELNLMFLKVMMAKWNVKFQQASNGRAALEIINKHPVDLVLTDLQMPELDGKQLLSAIRALAKPLNQLPVIVISGTSEPADEQLLLKQGFSGLVGKPFIETELIAQLVKALKT; this comes from the coding sequence ATGAAGCCGAATTACACCAGACTCCTGGCCAGGAAGATCATCCTGACATTCCTCACCATAGTGATTGTTCTTGCTATAGCTGCTCTTTTTGTACGCAACAACATTACGAGGCAACTGGCTGAAACTGCTGAGCTGGCTGCAAACATTAACCTGCAACTGAATCCGGAAGAAACATTACAGTTGCTACATCAGGCAGAAGACGATTTTCAGCAATCCCTTACCCACATTAATGGGCCAAAAACTTCCGATTATAAGTTTAAACTCGGCCTTGTATTTAATAAAATTGATACTTTATTAAAAATACATGCAGATACCAGTCAGCTAAGTGATGTACAAGCCATTCAGGTTAGACAATGGTACCAAAAAAAAATACAGTTATCTGACCGGCTGGTGGGCCTTAAACGTAATTTCGATTCTCTGTTAACTGCGTATGCGGAGTTCAATACCCGTGCCGACGAAAAAAATGCACCCATTATTACCAATAGGATAAAAACCAGCGAGAAAAAGGTTAAAGCCAATACAGATACCGTTAGCAAAGTGGTGCCGGTAGAACGAAAAGGATTGTTTGGCCGGCTAAAAGATGCCATTTCCAATAAAAACAATGATGGAAAAATATTGGAGATTAGTCACAACAACAGCACCAACACTATAGAAAACACCTTAAAAGAAATTATAGCTGTACAAAAAACGGAAAATGTTAAAAAACTGAAGCAACTGCAGGCCCATTACCTTAAGCTGCTGAGCATGCAGCGTGAACTGATCACCTTAAATGCGCACATCAGTAATGAACTGGAACGTATTGTGACTGATCTGAAGGAAATTAATTACAATATGGCCAGCGACCTCAAAACCATGGCCCTTAAAAATTATCAGCAGACCAGCACTTTGCTCAATAAATTTTACTTAGCCGCGCTATGCCTGATCATTCTGTTTGCCATACTCCTTATTTTATTTATCACTCAGCTCAACAGGGCTGAACTGCTACTACGTGGTGAAAATGAAAGGGCTGTAAAAATTGCCCAGCAAAAAATGGACCTGCTACTCAATATGAGCCATGAAATCCGTAACCCACTTACAGCTATAAAGGGTTTTCTATACATCTTTGGCAAAACCAACCTGTCCGAACGACAGACAGAGATGCTCGAATCCATCAAAAGTTCTTCTGATATGCTCCTGCGCACATTGAACGACACCCTGGATGCAGGTAAAATGGAAAACAGCGACCTGAAGATAGAATGCGATCCTTTCAATCCGGATTATATCATCAACCAGGTGATGGAAAGCATGAGCTATAGTGCTGCAAAAAAGCAACTTGGCTTTCAGTATCATTTTAAAGGTAACAAAGAAGCTCTGGTACTTGGCGATAGTTTCCGACTTAAACAAATATTGGTCAACCTGCTTAGCAATGCCATAAAATATACGAACAAAGGTGGAATTACCTTAAATGCTGAACTCCTTACCGGAGAAACCACTATGCTGCAGGTTGATGTAACAGATACCGGTGAAGGTATCAGTGCAGAACAGCAGGTAAACCTGTTTTCCAAATATTATCAGACCAGTTCTTCTAAAGAACAGATAGGAACCGGCCTAGGTTTATTTATCTGTAAACAGCTGGTAGAAATGCAGGGTGGCAAAATCAGCGTAAAAAGCATTTCAGGCACGGGAACCACATTTAGTTTTTTTATTCCATACAAGAAAAATGAAATCGCTGCAGACCGGCAGGTGCAAGATCCGATATCCCTGCTTAACGGGCTTAATATCCTTGCCGTTGATGACAATGAGCTGAACCTAATGTTCCTTAAAGTAATGATGGCCAAATGGAATGTTAAATTTCAACAGGCTTCGAATGGCAGAGCAGCATTGGAAATCATCAACAAACACCCCGTCGACCTGGTACTTACAGATCTTCAGATGCCAGAATTGGATGGCAAACAGCTTTTATCGGCTATCCGTGCATTAGCTAAACCATTAAACCAGCTGCCGGTCATTGTGATCAGCGGAACTTCTGAACCTGCTGATGAGCAGTTACTTTTAAAACAGGGGTTTTCAGGGCTGGTGGGTAAACCTTTCATCGAAACGGAATTAATTGCCCAACTGGTTAAGGCCTTAAAAACATAA
- a CDS encoding 1-deoxy-D-xylulose-5-phosphate reductoisomerase: MKNISILGATGSVGTQALEVIGSNPDLYKVLALTAQSNTDLLIEQALKFNPVLVVITDESKYAKVKAALSGTGIKVLAGEEALCEAAALDEVHLVLTALVGSVGLRPTIEAINAGKDIALANKETLVVAGDLITRLAKEKGVKIVPVDSEHSAIFQCLVGENNHTVEKIYLTASGGPFRGKDHSFLMGVTKAEALKHPNWVMGAKITIDSASLMNKGLEVIEAKWLFGLEADQIDVIVHPQSIVHSLVQFNDGSMKAQMGLPDMKLPIHYALAYPDRISSNFKRFNFIDYPELNFYQADSKTFRNLDLAYTALRKGGNMPCIINAANEVVVGAFLQDRIGFLQMSDVIEACMDNIGFIESPSLNNYLETDQYTRILADQLVTK; encoded by the coding sequence TTGAAAAATATATCCATTTTAGGTGCTACGGGTTCTGTAGGTACACAGGCTTTAGAAGTAATCGGGAGTAATCCTGACCTGTACAAAGTTTTGGCACTTACTGCCCAGTCCAACACTGATTTATTGATTGAGCAGGCCTTAAAGTTTAATCCGGTACTGGTGGTAATTACTGATGAAAGCAAATATGCAAAAGTAAAAGCTGCACTTTCTGGTACAGGTATTAAAGTGCTGGCTGGTGAGGAAGCACTTTGCGAAGCTGCAGCATTAGATGAGGTACACCTGGTGCTTACCGCTCTCGTAGGATCAGTAGGTTTAAGACCTACAATTGAAGCCATCAATGCAGGAAAGGATATCGCATTAGCCAACAAAGAGACTTTGGTAGTGGCGGGCGACCTGATTACACGTCTGGCAAAAGAAAAAGGAGTGAAGATTGTGCCCGTAGATTCGGAGCATTCCGCTATCTTCCAATGCCTGGTTGGCGAAAATAACCATACGGTCGAAAAAATATATCTTACCGCTTCCGGGGGGCCATTCAGAGGGAAAGATCATTCTTTTTTAATGGGGGTTACCAAGGCCGAAGCACTAAAACATCCCAACTGGGTAATGGGTGCAAAGATTACAATTGATTCAGCTTCGCTGATGAACAAGGGACTGGAAGTGATAGAAGCCAAATGGCTGTTTGGACTGGAAGCAGATCAGATTGATGTGATTGTACACCCCCAATCTATTGTGCATTCACTGGTACAGTTTAACGATGGATCGATGAAGGCACAGATGGGTTTACCTGATATGAAACTGCCAATCCATTATGCGCTTGCTTATCCCGACAGAATAAGCAGCAATTTTAAGCGTTTTAACTTTATTGATTATCCTGAACTGAACTTTTACCAGGCAGACTCAAAGACATTCAGAAACCTGGACCTGGCTTATACTGCGCTGCGGAAGGGAGGGAATATGCCCTGCATTATTAATGCGGCCAATGAAGTGGTAGTGGGTGCATTTTTACAGGACAGGATAGGGTTTTTACAAATGAGTGATGTAATTGAGGCCTGTATGGATAATATTGGTTTTATTGAGAGCCCCAGCCTGAATAATTATTTAGAAACAGATCAGTATACCCGTATATTAGCAGACCAATTAGTAACAAAATAG
- a CDS encoding glycosyltransferase — MFFSIIIPLYNRPQEIDELLNTLVHQTYTQFEVLVIEDGSVNDARAVVAKYANKLDLRYFFKPNEGQGFTRNYGFERAKGDFFVVFDSDCLIPENYLEVVRDYLYEHQLDAYGGPDAAHDSFTPVQKAISYAMTSPFTTGGIRGNKKHIGQFHPRSFNMGVSREVWEKVGGFILTRLGEDIEYSIRIHENGFKIGLIPGARVYHKRRTSFVQFYKQLHFFGRARINIYKHFPAELKLVHFFPAVFTCGVIFTLLMNIFYWPLAYLCNFILLIYLMLIFFHSWQVNKSLKVAFLSIIAAFIQLTAYGLGFMQDFIKRVVFRQQ, encoded by the coding sequence ATGTTTTTTTCGATCATTATACCTCTTTATAACCGTCCGCAGGAAATAGATGAACTGTTAAACACCCTGGTCCATCAAACCTATACCCAGTTTGAGGTTTTGGTAATAGAAGATGGTTCTGTAAATGATGCCAGGGCTGTTGTCGCGAAATATGCCAATAAACTGGACCTAAGATATTTCTTTAAGCCCAACGAAGGGCAGGGCTTCACCCGAAATTATGGTTTCGAAAGAGCTAAAGGCGATTTTTTTGTTGTTTTTGATTCAGATTGCCTTATTCCGGAAAATTACCTGGAAGTGGTGCGGGACTATTTATATGAACATCAGCTGGATGCTTATGGCGGGCCCGATGCGGCGCATGATAGCTTTACACCTGTACAAAAGGCTATCAGTTATGCTATGACTTCACCTTTCACAACTGGAGGGATCCGTGGCAATAAAAAACATATCGGTCAGTTCCACCCCCGTAGTTTTAACATGGGCGTATCACGAGAGGTATGGGAAAAGGTAGGCGGATTTATACTGACCCGCTTGGGTGAGGATATCGAATACAGCATCAGGATCCATGAAAATGGTTTTAAAATAGGATTGATACCGGGGGCCAGGGTGTATCATAAAAGACGCACCAGCTTTGTACAGTTCTATAAGCAACTCCATTTTTTTGGCAGGGCAAGGATAAATATTTATAAACATTTTCCGGCAGAGCTGAAGCTGGTCCATTTTTTTCCCGCTGTTTTTACCTGTGGCGTAATATTTACCCTATTGATGAATATATTTTATTGGCCTTTAGCGTATTTATGTAACTTTATATTGTTAATCTACCTGATGTTGATATTTTTTCACTCCTGGCAGGTTAATAAATCGTTAAAGGTTGCATTTTTGAGTATTATTGCTGCGTTTATACAACTAACAGCTTATGGCTTAGGTTTTATGCAGGATTTTATTAAAAGAGTAGTATTTAGACAACAATGA
- a CDS encoding glycosyltransferase family 2 protein, with amino-acid sequence MDISVTIPLYNEEESLPELTAWIAKVMQENNFSYEILFVDDGSTDSSWAVIEALKKEYDAVRAIKFRRNYGKSAGLNVAFEAARGDVVITMDADLQDSPDEIPELYRRIKEEKFDLVSGWKKKRYDPLSKTIPTKIYNAATRRMSGIHNLHDFNCGLKAYRKEVVKNIEVYGEMHRYIPVIAKWAGFTKIGEQVVEHRSRKYGVTKFGMSRFINGLLDLLSIFFVGKFGKRPMHFFGTMGVLSFLIGTFLAIWLIGVKLYHISNGIPLKRDVTDQPLFYIALVAIILGSQLFLTGFVAELVSRSAPERNHYLVEKEIG; translated from the coding sequence ATGGATATTTCTGTTACCATCCCCCTATACAATGAAGAGGAGTCTTTGCCCGAGTTAACCGCGTGGATAGCCAAGGTAATGCAGGAAAATAACTTTTCTTATGAAATTCTTTTTGTGGATGATGGAAGTACAGATTCATCATGGGCCGTTATTGAAGCACTGAAAAAGGAATACGATGCGGTAAGAGCCATTAAATTTAGAAGGAACTACGGTAAGTCTGCCGGCCTTAATGTGGCTTTTGAAGCTGCCCGGGGTGATGTAGTGATCACTATGGATGCGGACCTGCAGGACAGTCCGGATGAGATTCCGGAATTGTATCGCAGGATAAAGGAAGAAAAATTTGACCTGGTATCCGGCTGGAAGAAAAAACGGTACGATCCGCTGAGTAAAACCATTCCTACTAAAATATACAATGCGGCAACCCGGAGAATGTCGGGCATTCACAACCTGCACGATTTTAACTGCGGATTAAAAGCCTACCGGAAGGAAGTTGTAAAAAATATAGAAGTATATGGTGAGATGCACCGCTACATACCTGTTATTGCAAAATGGGCCGGTTTTACCAAAATCGGAGAGCAGGTTGTAGAGCACAGATCACGCAAATATGGGGTAACCAAATTTGGCATGAGCCGGTTTATCAATGGGCTGTTGGACCTTTTGTCGATATTTTTTGTAGGTAAATTTGGAAAACGCCCAATGCATTTTTTTGGCACAATGGGGGTGCTGAGCTTTTTGATCGGCACATTTCTCGCCATCTGGTTGATTGGCGTGAAATTATACCACATTTCAAATGGGATCCCGCTAAAACGGGATGTCACAGACCAGCCCTTGTTTTATATCGCACTGGTTGCAATAATATTGGGTTCCCAATTGTTTTTAACAGGTTTTGTGGCAGAACTGGTTTCCAGAAGTGCCCCTGAGCGAAACCATTACCTGGTTGAAAAGGAGATCGGCTAA
- a CDS encoding DUF4199 domain-containing protein, producing the protein MQEKNVETAKTPNALAFKSALAYAIYFLILIYIFKAAGIDQNNPDSSVANKLVYSVASYLPFILAIIYVQTNYKKELGNYISFKTAFSAGFKVAAYAGLFIAVVLMFYYKVLDPAAYERLIESARTAAGGDTEKLRGVEMMKSYMVFFIGFGAAITYTIMGLITSLIGAVIIKNEVPVR; encoded by the coding sequence ATGCAAGAAAAAAATGTTGAAACGGCAAAAACGCCCAATGCGCTGGCTTTTAAAAGTGCACTGGCTTATGCAATTTACTTTCTGATACTGATCTATATATTTAAAGCGGCTGGAATTGACCAGAACAATCCGGACAGTTCTGTCGCAAATAAACTCGTTTACTCTGTAGCTTCTTATCTTCCGTTTATTCTGGCCATTATATATGTGCAAACCAATTATAAAAAGGAATTAGGAAATTATATTTCCTTTAAAACTGCATTTTCTGCTGGTTTTAAAGTTGCTGCTTATGCCGGTTTATTTATTGCTGTAGTACTGATGTTTTATTATAAAGTTCTTGATCCTGCTGCTTATGAGCGTTTGATAGAAAGTGCCCGGACAGCTGCAGGTGGGGATACAGAAAAATTAAGAGGAGTAGAGATGATGAAGTCGTATATGGTATTTTTTATTGGTTTTGGTGCAGCCATTACCTATACCATAATGGGTTTGATAACCAGCCTCATCGGTGCTGTCATTATTAAAAATGAGGTACCGGTACGATAA
- a CDS encoding dihydroorotase, which translates to MNLLISGVTIVDPNSKFNQQIADVRLEQGRITAIGSKLTVKGEEVIDGKGCILSPGFFDLNCAIGDPGFETREDIATATETAKAGGFTGLAVLPQTKPVIHSKAEVAYIVNKAKNNLVDIFPIGAVSHDLEGKELAELYDMKLAGAVAFSDGSRPITDDGFMSRALQYAKGFDGLLMVYPENKSIAGKSQINESRNSVLLGMKGLPALAEEMHISRDIFLAGYHDAPVHISNISTAGSVLLVRKAKKEGLKITCDVAAHQLVFTEELLGDFDSNYKVKPPLRGKADVKALLAGLKDGTIDAVSSQHRPYEIEFKNVEFEIAAYGIIALQTVLPLLLKAGLDAVQIAAKLAVNPRKLLGLAVPVIEEGAAANFTLYNPAEEWLYNADSNFSKSANSPLMNKKLTGKVKLVYNNKQLQVYG; encoded by the coding sequence ATGAATCTTCTCATCTCAGGCGTAACCATTGTCGATCCCAACAGTAAGTTTAATCAGCAGATAGCTGATGTGCGTTTAGAACAAGGCAGGATTACTGCAATTGGCAGTAAACTGACCGTAAAAGGTGAAGAGGTAATTGATGGAAAAGGGTGTATCCTTTCCCCGGGCTTTTTTGACCTGAATTGTGCGATAGGCGATCCGGGATTTGAAACCAGAGAGGATATTGCCACAGCAACCGAAACAGCAAAGGCAGGAGGCTTTACGGGGCTGGCTGTTTTACCGCAAACTAAACCCGTGATACACTCGAAAGCCGAAGTAGCTTATATTGTGAACAAAGCGAAAAATAACCTGGTAGATATATTTCCGATAGGAGCTGTAAGCCATGACCTTGAAGGAAAGGAACTGGCCGAACTGTATGATATGAAGCTGGCAGGAGCTGTTGCATTTTCTGATGGGAGCAGGCCAATAACGGACGATGGCTTTATGAGCCGCGCCTTGCAGTATGCCAAGGGCTTTGATGGCCTGCTGATGGTATATCCTGAAAACAAGTCGATAGCTGGCAAATCGCAGATCAATGAGAGCAGGAACAGTGTATTGCTGGGGATGAAAGGTTTACCAGCGCTGGCCGAAGAAATGCACATCAGCAGGGATATATTTTTGGCAGGCTACCATGATGCTCCGGTACACATCAGTAACATATCTACTGCCGGATCGGTACTGTTGGTCAGAAAGGCTAAAAAAGAGGGGCTGAAAATAACCTGTGACGTAGCTGCGCACCAATTGGTATTTACCGAGGAGCTGCTGGGCGATTTTGACAGCAATTATAAGGTGAAACCGCCTTTGCGCGGAAAAGCGGATGTAAAGGCTTTGCTTGCGGGCTTAAAGGATGGTACTATTGATGCGGTAAGCTCGCAACACCGTCCGTATGAAATTGAATTTAAAAATGTGGAATTTGAGATTGCTGCTTATGGTATCATCGCTTTGCAAACAGTACTGCCACTGTTATTGAAAGCCGGACTGGATGCCGTGCAGATAGCGGCTAAATTAGCAGTAAACCCCCGTAAACTACTTGGGCTTGCTGTGCCCGTGATTGAGGAAGGTGCAGCAGCCAATTTTACTTTGTACAATCCTGCTGAAGAATGGCTGTACAATGCTGATAGTAATTTTTCCAAATCGGCAAATTCACCACTGATGAATAAGAAATTAACCGGTAAAGTAAAACTGGTATACAATAACAAACAATTACAAGTGTATGGATAA
- a CDS encoding GH3 auxin-responsive promoter family protein yields the protein MGLKAALSKPFAAFVIKGINRWKKNAIKAQEDTLLKIVGAAKNTAFGKDHKFAGIKDYADFKKQVPIRDYEELRPYIDRVVAGEKDVMWKGKPQYFAKTSGTTSGIKYIPISKESMPEHIKAARNALLTYVHETGNVRFIDGKMIFLQGSPVMTKKNGINVGRLSGIVANLVPAYLQKNRLPSYQTNCIEDWEEKVDAIVGETIHQDMTLISGIPPWVQMYFDRLAARSGGKKIKDIFPNFELFVYGGVNFEPYRAKIEASIGRKIDAIETYPASEGFIAYQDKQDDKGLLLLADAGMFYEFIPADEFYNDHPSRLSLAGVEIGVNYVLILNTNAGLWGYVIGDTVKFVSKDPYKIVVTGRIKHFISAFGEHVIGEEVEHALLSVANEEGVGITEFTVAPQVNTPKGELPYHEWFVEFASFPEDMAAFSKKVDEALQKKNIYYFDLIEGKILQPLIIRSLQKDAFVRYMKVQGKLGGQNKVPRLANDRKIADDLSSFITRPEDEEQRRIN from the coding sequence ATGGGATTAAAAGCTGCATTGAGCAAGCCATTTGCTGCCTTTGTAATTAAAGGCATCAACAGATGGAAAAAAAACGCTATAAAAGCACAAGAGGATACCCTTCTTAAAATTGTTGGTGCTGCAAAAAACACTGCTTTTGGCAAAGACCATAAATTTGCTGGGATAAAGGATTATGCAGATTTTAAAAAGCAGGTTCCCATAAGGGATTATGAAGAACTGAGGCCTTATATAGACAGGGTAGTTGCCGGAGAAAAGGATGTGATGTGGAAGGGCAAACCACAGTATTTTGCCAAAACATCCGGAACAACATCGGGTATAAAATACATCCCCATTTCAAAAGAATCTATGCCGGAACACATTAAAGCAGCGCGAAATGCGTTGTTGACCTATGTGCATGAAACCGGAAATGTGCGGTTTATTGATGGCAAGATGATCTTTTTACAGGGTAGCCCTGTAATGACCAAAAAGAATGGTATAAATGTAGGCCGCTTGTCGGGTATTGTGGCCAATCTTGTTCCTGCTTATTTGCAGAAAAACCGCCTTCCTTCTTATCAGACCAATTGCATCGAGGACTGGGAGGAAAAGGTGGATGCCATAGTGGGGGAAACGATCCATCAGGATATGACCCTGATCTCCGGAATTCCGCCATGGGTACAGATGTATTTTGACCGGCTGGCTGCGCGCTCCGGTGGTAAAAAGATCAAAGACATTTTTCCGAATTTTGAACTGTTTGTTTATGGTGGGGTAAATTTTGAGCCTTATCGTGCCAAAATTGAAGCAAGCATCGGACGTAAAATTGATGCTATTGAAACTTATCCGGCATCGGAAGGTTTTATTGCTTATCAGGACAAGCAGGACGATAAAGGCCTGCTGCTGCTGGCAGATGCAGGCATGTTCTACGAATTTATCCCTGCAGATGAGTTTTATAATGACCATCCCAGCCGTTTAAGCCTTGCCGGGGTAGAAATAGGTGTAAATTATGTACTGATCTTGAATACAAATGCCGGTCTTTGGGGCTATGTGATTGGCGATACTGTGAAATTTGTATCAAAAGATCCTTATAAAATTGTGGTAACAGGCAGGATCAAACATTTTATCTCGGCTTTTGGTGAGCATGTGATTGGTGAGGAAGTAGAGCATGCCTTACTTTCAGTTGCCAATGAAGAGGGAGTAGGCATTACCGAATTTACAGTTGCCCCCCAGGTAAATACCCCTAAAGGAGAACTTCCTTATCATGAGTGGTTTGTAGAGTTTGCCAGCTTCCCTGAAGACATGGCCGCCTTTAGTAAAAAGGTAGACGAAGCCCTTCAGAAAAAGAATATTTATTATTTTGACCTGATTGAAGGGAAAATATTGCAACCTTTGATCATCCGGTCTTTGCAAAAAGATGCTTTTGTGCGCTATATGAAGGTGCAGGGAAAGCTAGGTGGACAAAATAAAGTTCCGCGTCTGGCCAATGACAGGAAGATTGCGGATGACTTAAGTAGTTTTATAACTCGTCCTGAAGACGAAGAACAGAGGAGAATTAATTGA